The sequence below is a genomic window from Bradyrhizobium septentrionale.
TGCTTGCCGCTACGCAAGTATCCGGGCGCGGCGGCCGGCAGGGTGGAGCTTCTTGATCTGCCAAAAAGGCAGCGATGTCCCTTCCGAGGACCAGGCGATTCTGCTGAGGGCGCAGATTCTCTTTTGGCCGATCGGCGTAACGCATGCAGAAGAAGCTTGTGACGTCGGTAGGGACATACAACTCCTACAGGATTGCCGGCGTACAGGGGCGGCATTTCGTGCAGACCCGCGAAACGGCGGGCGTAGCGAAAAGGCTCGTTCGGGATTCTATTGAAGCTATGGCAACTACCGCCAAAGCGTACGCATACGACGGAGGCCGCCTGATTGACGCATGCGCGCGGGCACGGCGAGGTCTATGATGGCATTGGGTGAAGGGTGAAGGTCAGGCGGCCTGCTGATTGGCTGGCTTGTCGGCCTGGCGCAGGAGCTTCCATTCCCAGGGCAAGAGCTCGTGCAGACGCGATGCGGGATGATCGGCGATACGGGCCAGGACGTCGGCGAGCCAGGCCTTGGGATCGACGTCGTTGAGGCGACAGGTCGTGATCATCGTCAGCATGATGGCGGCACGGTCGGCGCCGCGTTGGCTGCCGGCGAAGGTCCAGTTGCGCCTTCCCAAGGCGATGCCTCTCAATGCGCGCTCAGCGCAATTGTTGGTCAAGCAGATCCTGCCGTCGTCGAGGAAGCGGGCGAAGCCGTCCCAGCGCCTGAGCATGTAGTTAATCGGCTTCAGGACCTCGGAGGAACGCGAGAGGGTTTCGCGCTCGCGGAGCAGCCAGGCATGCATGTCCTCGAGAAGTGACTTACTCTGTTCCTGGCGAGCGGCACGCCGCTCGCCGGCACCGCGGCCGTTGATGGCGCGCTCGATCTCGAACAACGTATCGAGGCGTCTGACAGCCTCCAGCGCGATCGGGGAGACCGGTTTGCCTTTCTTGCCTTCCCGAGCATTTTTCTCGATATCAGCCAGCTCGAAGAAGCCCCGCCGCGCATGGGCCACGCAAAACGCCGGCGTAATCGGCAGCGCCTTCTTCTGCGGGTCGAACAGCGGCTCGAAGCCGCTGTAGCAATCCGCCTGCAAGATGCCGGCGAAGGCGGCCAGATGTCTCTGTGGATGCTCGCCTCGTCGGTCGCTCGAGGCGTAATAGACCGCTGCCGGCGGCGCAGGCCCGGCGAACGGCCGGTCATCCCGCACATAAGTCCAGATCCGCCCGGTCGTGCACTTGCCCTTCGCCAGAATACGGATGGTGGTGTCGTCGCCATGAAGGCGCTCGGCAGCGAGCACGTGGCGTTCGATCAAGTGGAAGAGCGGCATGACGGCGAAGGTCCCGTGGCCGACCTGGTCGGCCAGCGTCGACAACGGCAGGTCGATCCCCTCGGCCTTAAAGCGCGCACTCTGGCGGTTGAGCGGGATATGCATGCCGAACTTGTCGAACAGGATCGTCGCCAGCAATTGTGGGCCGATGAAGCCGCGCGGCGTGGCATGGAACGGCGCGGGCGGCTGGCTGATCTTCTCGCAATCGCGGCAGGTGAACTTCTCGCGTACCGTCTCGATCAGCTTGAAGCGGCGCGGGATCTCCTCCAGCGTCTTGGTCACATCCTCACCGATCTTCGCCAGCCGCGATCCACCGCAGCAGGCGCAGGTCGTTGGAGTCTCAATGACGACGCGCTCGCGTTCGATATCGTCAGGCCATGGCTTGCGCACCGGCCGCTTGCGCATGAAGGGGCGGACGTTCTGCGTCTTCGCCGCTGCGGCCTGTGCGGCAAGCTCATCCTCGCTCGCCGTGGTGACGAGTTCTTCGAGCTCCAACTCCAACTGCTCGAGCAGCCGTGCCGAGCGCTCGGATCGCTGCCCGTGCAGTTCGCGTTTCAGCTTCTCGATGCGCAACTCGAGATGAGCGATCAGCGCCTCGGTATCCGACAGTTTCGCCTGCGCATTCGCGGCTTGCGCCTGCCAGTTGGCGGCCTTCGCCTCGGCTTTCTGTCGCGCCTCACGCTCGGCCTGCAGCGCCGCCAGGGCACTGACAAGGTCCGATGGAAGATCATCCGGCTTCGATATCATGGAGCCATTGAATCAGATCGAGCAGCAGATTCAAACCGTAAAACGACTATCCGACCCGCGTCGGACGCTGGGTTTCTTGAGGGTTGCGCCAATCGATCCCGGACAACAGATAGCTCAACTGCGCCGGAGAGATCGTTACCGATTCACCAGCAACCGATGGCCAGATGAACCTGCCTCTCTCGAGTCTTTTGGTGAACAAGCAGGCGCCCTGGCCATCGTGCCAAATGACCTTCAATAGATCACCGCGTTTGCCCCGGAAGCAGAAAAGACCGCCGCCCATGGCGTCGCGCTTGAGCACTTCCTGCACGCGCAGAGCCAGGCTCGGAAAGCCGCACCGCATGTCGGTATGGCCCGTCGCCAGCCACACCCGCACGCCCGTCGGGATCGGGATCATCGGCGCGCCAGGCCCCGAGCAATTCGAACGACCGCCTCGATATCCGCACCGGGGCCGAAGACCACGCGCAGCCCCTGAGGGCTCACGATTTCGATCTGACCTGTCTCGACAGCTTCCGTCGTTGGCGGCGTACTTGCCGCAACTATCGCAGGGACGAATGTCGGGCCGATCGAATCCTCTTCGGCCGGATCATGACAGGTCCAAGCCTTGCGCCAGCTCAGCAGAAGCTGACGTGATATCCCATACCGGCGAGCCGTCGCCGACACCAGTCGTGGCCCCGAGAAGCTCTCCTCTACGATTCTGAGCTTCTCCGCACGCGTCCAGCGTCGCCGCCGACCGGTCTCCACCAAATCCATGCGGCTCAGCACCGCACTGTCCTTATGTCCGTCCATAAGGACAGTCAGCTACAGATCGGAAAAACTCGCAAGACGGCCGCCCTCGGACGGATACGCCAAAGCTGCTCTCGACAAGATCGAAAGCAAGCTGCACACGGGATTTCTCGGATCGATTCATACGTCGGTAAAAGCTGCCCGTCATGCAGCGCCTGGGTTCATTGAGAGTGCAATACCGGACAACCACGGTTGCTGCCGCCGGCCGACTAGGTGAAGTCGATGCCGCCGATGCCTTGTCACCTGCGCATTGTGGATCACGCGTTCCATGACGCACCGGCTCCCTCGTTCGGAAGTGAGTTGCCGTCACGCATTGCCGGACATCTCCTCCACTGCTCGGTCTTTGCCAAATCGCTGCGAATTGACGAAGCCGGCACGCCCGACATCACCAACACGGCCGTCGACCGAACGCTGCTGCAAACAAGAGCTGTCAACAGACAAAAAGCGAACCCGCGCATTTTCGGGACATTTGCCTTCACAAAGCCCGATGTGCTGAACCGAGCAGCCGGGGAACAGCGAGGCCTCGGGCAAACCCTCCCGGCCGGAGCGGGAGGGTGCCTCCGCCTCTTCGATGCGCGCGGCCATACGCAGGAATGCGTGCGGCCCAGACACCAAAGCACGTGCAGCTACCTCGTGGAACGAGCAAAGATCGACAAGATTGTCTCTCAGGGTGTTGTAGAGCGCTGCGCTATCACGGCACGCGCGCGTGCGAGCCGGCACTCACGGCTTCTCCGGTCACCGGCAAGCACATCCTGCCGGAATAAGATCACGAGCAGCGCATCGAATACGTGCACTTGAAAGAGGAAGGCGGGCGGCCGGCTCCACAGGTGCATTCTGCGCTCCCGCCGAAGCCAAGCCGTGCCAGGGAGCGGCACGGCAACGTTCCTGGATTGATGTCGTGGTCAGGCATTTTGCGCAACAGAAGGCAGGTCAGCAATGCGAGGACGGCCCATACCAGGGCGCGCTCCTGAGCTCTACAATTGCGCCGACACCTACCAGCCCTGGTAGCTCAGTTACTGTCGATAGCCGCGTAGCATCATTGCCGCGGCAAGACCAGGCTTCAGAAGGCACAGGTGCCGCACAACAATTGCGCATCTTAAGATCTTCGCGCGAGATCATGATAGGATTACCGTGGATCTTATCCTGATCTTGTATGAGCGATGAGAGGCGAGTTCACAGGCGTCAGGCGATGTCCAGCAATCCGTTTGGAGCAACGACAATCCTCGAGGGTATCCGACGTTGGGTTGAGATCGAGTCTCCAACGGAGCGGCCGGATCAGGTCAACATGCTCGTCGACCTCGTCGCCGCAGGCTATGGCGACTTGCCGGCAACTGTGGAACGTGTCGCGGGACGCGACGGCCGAGGGGATCACCTGATCGCACGCTCGTCCTGGGGCCAGGAGGCACCGGGCGTCCTGGTGCTGAGCCATCTCGATACCGTACACCCGATGGGCTTCATCGAGCGCCTGCCGTTCCGGATCGACGGCGACAGCGCGTTCGGTCCCGGCATCTACGACATGAAGGGCGGCGCGTATCTTGCGTATGATGCCTTCCGGCGGATCTGCGCCGATGATGCGCGCCCGCCGCTCGGCATCACCCATCTCTACTCATCGGACGAGGAGATCGGCAGCCCGACCTCGCGGGCGCTGATCGAGGCCGAGGGCCGCAAGGCCAAATATGTGCTGGTGACCGAGCCCGCGCGCGACGGCGGCAAGATCGTCACCGGACGCAAGGGCGTCGCGCGCTTCGACTTGCATATCAAGGGCGCACCGGCGCATGCCGGCACGCGCCCCGAGCACGGCCGCAGCGCGATCCGGGAACTCGGCCATGTGATCCTGGCGCTGGAGGCGATGAACGATCTCAAGCGCGGCATCACCGTCAATGTCGGCGTCGTCCGCGGCGGCACCAAGCCGAACGTGATCGCCGAGGAGGCCTATGCGGAAGTCGATCTGCGCGTGCCGACCATCGCCGACGCCGACGAGCTGGTGCCGAAGATCCTCGGAATCACCGCGCGCACCGAGGGCGTCACCGTGAAGGTGACCGGCGAACTGAACCGTCCGCCCTACGAGAAGAGCAACGCCGGCGCAGCACTTTACGAACACGCCAGGGAGCTTGCCGCCGAACTCGGCTTCGAGCTGCTCGATGTCTTCACCGGCGGCGGCTCCGACGGCAATTTCACAGCGCCGCATACCGCGACTCTCGACGGCCTCGGCGTCGACGGCAAGGGCGCGCATACCCATTGCGAGCAACTCTACATCTCCTCGATTGAGCCGCGCGCCCGACTCCTCTATCGCCTCTATCAGACACTGCAATAATTTCGACCAGCCGCCGGCCGCGACCGCGGCGTACGCCGGATCGGGGACGCGCTCCGATATTCGCGCCGCACGCCTCGAAATGGCGCAATGGGTCACATAAATCCCTTCCTGTCAGGCCGACCTGATCGAACACCATCCGGATCTCGCATTGGGCACTGAGGCTTCGGTGCCCATCCGACTGAATTTTCATGACTACCGCACGGCCGGATGTCCGGCCGCGAAATTGACTGCGACTAGAGCGGGTAGCTGCCGCGCAGGCACGAACCTTTCCGGCCGGGGCTCGTCCGCCCGAACCTTGTTGTCAACTGGGGTGGCATTGTGACGCACATCGAGACACAGAATGAGTCAGCAACAACACTGTACGCGGCGTTTTGCGAGCAGACCTTGGCGCTTAGGCACGTGCATACAGGCTGCCAAGAGGACTTGAACCGGACGTAGCGTTAAATTGTACAATCTTAGGAAGGCACGAGTCTTCAGCTGCCGTCCGGACTGTGAAGGATTTCGAATGTCTCACATGGGCATAGCCACGCCGCAATGCTTGGGCGAGATCCTGGTCCGCGACAGCCGACCGCTCGAGATGTCTATGCGTTGCGTGTTGATCGCGGCGCCGCGGCGAGCAGGCGGTTGTGAAGGGGCTGCCATCCCACAGCGATACCGTTCAGCTGTCCTAAGCCGCATCACCGCAGAGTGGCCGAGGTCAGAGAAGATCAACTTAGACCTCGCTTCAAAGACAATCAAAGCGGCGAGCCAGCTTCTCGACCGCTTACAGCGCTTTTGGGCGGTCCCAGCGCGCAAGCGCGCGACTACGGCGACCTGCAAAGCTCTTGCGTTGCAACGCCTCGCTCGGCGTAACCGGCGCGACATCAGAAGAGATAGCCTGGCATTCAGGAGCAGCAAGTTGAACGAGCCCGATGACGTAAAAAAGGTTCTGTTAGTCGACCACATTGAAGGCCAATGCCGGGCCATTATCGGCTTCAAAGATGAAGACCCTAGAGCGGCCTTTATGTGCGGCGAGCCCGTATACCAAAGACCGGGCAGGAAACCGTCATCGTGGTGCGCCTATCACCACCGCCAGATGCACGCGAGCGCTGTCGAGCAGAACCGAGCAGGTGATCGCGTGCCTGAGATCTCTCAGGCAATATCCATTGTTCCCACTCCATGACAACCATCGAGAATAGCGTTGTCCTGCTGAGTCCGTATGATCATACCCGCAAAGGCCACGCGAAGCATGTCATCGAGGGTTAGACGTTTCCGACCTCCCACTGAACTGCATCGGGACACGCGCATGCGCTGACCGAACCACACAGAGATGCACCTCGTCTGCAAATTAATGAGCCGATCAACAGTAACCGGCATGAGGCCTCCACCTCGTCATGGCGCGGTTCGCTTGGGATACAGCCTGGGATGAGCTGATGGGTGGAGGTGAAGCGATGGCAAATGCCATGCTTGATGCCAGGCAGGAAGGTGACTCTTATCGCCGCGTTGAGGTGATCACTGGGGAGCGCCGGCGGCGACGGTGGACGCGCGAGGAGAAGGCCCGGATCGCGGCGGAGAGCTTTGAGGAGGGGACGAACATCTCCGAGGTGGCGCGGCGCAATGGTGTTTCCCGCGGACTGCTCACGGTGTGGCGACGCCAGGTAGCGGCGGCGATGGCCGGCAAAGCCCAGAACTTCGTGCCTATCCAAATTGGCGCCGAGAGCGATGGCGGGAGGGCTGGCGAGTCCGAGTGTATTTCGCCGGGTAAGATGAAGCCCTTGGAGATTGCCGCGCCGCCGGCCAAGGTCTGTGGAGCGGTCGAGATCGAGGTGAACGGGGCGCGCATCCGCGTCGAGCCGGGCGTGGAGCTGGCGACGCTTTCGATGGTGCTATCGGCGCTTCGAGGGATCCGGTGATTGCGCTACGGTCAGACCTCAAGGTGGTGCTGGCGGCCCAGCCGGTCGACTTTCGTAAGTCGGTGCATACGCTGTCGGCGCTGGTGAGCGAAGCACTGCGCGCGAACCCATATTGCGGCGACGTCTTCGTGTTCCGCAGCAAGCGCATGGACAGAGTGAAGCTTCTGGCGTGGGACGGCAGCGGCATGGTGTTGGTAACGAAGTGGTTGCACCAGGGGCGTTTCACCTGGCCACCGATCCGCGACGGCGTTGTGCATCTCAGTGCGACGCAGCTTGCGATGCTACTCGACGGCCTCGAGTGGACGCGTGTGTCGCCCAAGCCTGTGAAGCAGCCGGTCATTGTCGGCTGAGAAGTGAGGATTTCGCTGGAGCGTGGGTCACACGGATGTATCGTCTGATCATGGCGATTCGCCCCGACGCTCTTCCGGCCGATCCAGCAGCTCTGACCGAGATGGTGCTCGCGCTTGACGCTGAGAACGAGAAGCTGCGCGTAGCAATGCAGACGTTCAAGGACATGATCTTCGGGAAGCGCTCGGAGCGGCTTGCCGCGCTCGTGGCCGAGCAGCTCGCACTTGAGCTTGGCGACCTTGAGACCGGCGTCACGCCGCCTGCAGCTGCCAACGACGATGCAGCCGCGGCAAAGCCGCCCGGCAAACCACTGCGGAAGAAGGCGCGCCGCAACATCGGCGCGCTGCCCAAGCACCTGCCGCGCTGCGAGCAGGTGCTGGAGCCGGAGGCGACCGCATGCCCGTGTTGTCAGGGCCAGCTTCACAAGATCGGCGAGGACGTCAGCGAGGTGCTGGACATCATCCCGGCGATCCTGCGGGTGTTGCGGACGGTCCGTCCCAAGTACGGCTGCCGCCGCTGCACCGATGGTGTGATCCAGGCGAAGGTGCTGCCGCGCCTAATCGAGAGCGGCATGGCCTCGACGGCACTCGTGAGCCACGTGGTAGTCTCGAAGTTCGCCTGGTATCTGCCGCTTTACCGACAGGTGCAAATTCTGGCCGGCCAGGGTGTCCATCTCGACCGGGCGACGCTCGCCGGCTGGGTGAAGCGAGCGGCCTGGTGGCTCAGGAGCCTCTATGAGCTCCAGCTGCGCACCATCCAGGCTGCGCCGCGCCTGTTCTGCGACGAGACGCCGATGCCGGTGCTCGATCCCGGACGACATCGCCCGCGCATCTGCCAGTTCTTGGCGCATGCGATGGATGACCGGCCATGGGGCGGCCCCTCGCCGCCGGCGGTGGCCTACGTGTTCGCCGACGGCCGCGGCACGGCGGAGATCGCCAGACAGTTGACGGGCTTTTCCGGCATTCTGCAGGTCGACGGTTATGCGGCCTACAAAGCGCTCGCCCGCGATCATGGCGACGCGATCCAGCTCGCCTTTTGTCTCGCCCACGCCCGACGCAAATTCGTCGACGTGTATAAGACGACCCAGTCGCCGTTCGCTCGCGAAGTGATCGAGCGCCTGCAGGCGGTCTATGCCATCGAAGCAGAGATCCGCGGCAGCAATGCCGAGCAGCGGCTGGCCACCCGCCGCACCAGGTCCGCTCCATTGATGGAGGCGCTCAGGACGCGCCTGACCACAATGGTCGGCCAGCTCTTCTCCCAATCGAAGCTGGCGGAGGCCATCAACTACGCACTCAATCACTGGGACGGGTTGACGCTGTTTCTCCGCGACGGCCGTGTCGAGGTTGACAGCAACACAGTCGAGCGTTCCATGCGCCCGATTGCGATGGGAAGACGCAACTCATTGTTCAGCGGCAGCGAAGGCGGCGCCGAGAGCCGGGCGATCCTGGCGTCGCTCGTGAACACGGCAAAACTCCATGAGCTCGACCCGCAGGCCTACCTGGCCGATGTGCTGGAGCGCATCGTGTCCGGGCGAACCAAGAGCCATCAGCTGCACGAGCTGCTCGCCTGGAACTGGAAGGCGGCGCGCCGGCGCACACCGCAGGCAGCGGCATGAGCCCACGTCGCCATAAAGCAGCATCGTCGATGCCGTCAGCCGCGATGCCGCTTGCGGACCTCGAGCGATGGCTCCAGGCTCGCATCGATCGCCATCCTGCCGCCACTAGCATTCCCATGCTCGACGGCTATGCTGCCGCGATCGTAGCCGGACCGGTCTCGATGAGCCCGCTCGATTGGATCTGCCCGCTGCTCGCGATCGATGCCGACGCGTTCAACCATGGCGGCACGCCGGAGTTCGCCGCGATCTCCGCCGTTGCGCTGCGCCACAACGACATCAGCAACACCCTCTCGACTGCCCCCGATCGGTTCGAGCCGATACACCGGCGCAACCCCAATGGCGACGTCGATCCGCGTCCCTGGTGCCAGGGTTTCCATGCCGCGATGCGGCTCAGGCTGTCGGCGTGGGCGCCGATGCTGGACACCAGCAATGTCAATCACGGCCTGCTTCTGCCCATTCTGTTGCACTGTCGCGACGATCAGGGGCAGCCGATGCTCGGATCCCCCCGAAGCGGCCGCGAGACTGCCGACTTTCTGCGTAACGCCTACGCCGATATTCCAGCGGTCGTCGAGGCCATGCGCCAATATTGGATGCCGATCCGCTACCCACGCGCCCGCTGATCTCCGCAGACGTGGGAGCTCATACCGGTTACGATCAACAAGCGACGTGCGTGGCTCTATCCAGTTGTTTGATCGCACCGGTGACATTAGACGCCGCGAGGCAGATTAGATGGTTTTTAAGTCCATGACCGCAAGAAGAACTGACCATCTCCGGCCGGAAGAACGTTGGTGCCTCGGATCCTAATCATGAATGCCGGTACGGCTCAAATGTCGGGCGCTGATCTGACAGCAGCTCAACTTTCGCTCGCCGCCAACTCGGCTTGCCGTTCAGCGTGGTTTACTCAGGAGGGAGACCTCATAGTTTCCCCGGTAGCTATCCCAGCCGATCTGCTATCCTTCATCGGCGCGACGCTCAATATCGACGCCTCGAGCCTGTCGCAGCTTGTGCCTGGAGGCGCTCGCAAAGCACCGGTCCTTGATGATTGCACTCTGCTGTCCGAAGCGCTCGTAAAGCGAATCAGCAACTCCATATTCGTCAGAAATCGTCTTGGAGAATCTATCCCTGCTACTTCAGTGAAGGTGTTGCACGCTTGGCGGATGTGCTCTGTGTCGCGCAACCGGGAGATGACTTCGCTCTGCAGCGCGGTCCTGATCTATTGAATCGCAAGAGTCACTTCCGACAATTGGCGACGAGTGTTGGCCTTCTGTTGCCTAACGGACGCGTCACGACGAACCCAGACGAACTATTCAGAGCGGTCACCTCCCTGAGCTCTGAGACCGGCAGCGTAATTGTTAAGTTGGACAATGGAGCCGGTGGGGTTGGAAATGTCATCTTGACCGGCGAGGAGAGCAGTCCACTACCTGGGGCAAGAGATACGCAGCGGATTTCTTGGCGTCGTTTGATCCCGACGCACTCTGGTCCGAGATCACAACAGCGTCATGTAAGACTCTGGTCGTGGAATCTTACCACCCAGCTCAGTCTCTGTTCTTTCTCGAGTACGAGATCGCGGAGGATGGTTCAATCGTTTTCGTCAACAGCGGGAATATACGTCTACGCCGAAGCAAAGATCCGTCTGAGCGGGCTCTCATCTGGACAGGGCTGGAGCTTCCAAGCGACCTGAGCTGAGCAATGTTTGGCCGCCCAAGCACACTCTTATCGATTTGTGGATCTTGCGCGCACTCTGGGGTACCGCGGGATGATCAATATCGACGCCATTCTCGCGAGTGGCGGGCGGTTGCTGTTCAATGAGACGAACGGCCGCTGGGGCGGAGGCTCGGTGTTACACAGCATTGCGGTCCGGTTGCTGGGCGCCGAGTATTTGAAGTGCTACGTCATTCTATCCGTGAGAAACGTGCGATCAAGTTCTCTCCAGGCGGCGTGTGATCGTTTCTCAAGGACGGAGTTCTGTTCGACGGCACAAGCAAACAAGGCGTGATCCCGCTCGCTGCCGATCAAGAGGCAGGCACGGTGGAATGCATCGTGATTGCACGCGATAGGCCCACGGTCCACAATCTGCAGCACCACTTATTGACGATGTTTGATCGAGATTACAACGGCATCTCCTAAACCAGCCATTCATCCTAATTTGGACCTGCTTCGCGAGCACCCGGGCGATCCGATATCAACAAACGCAATAGAATCGCCGGGCCTGGCCACCATATCACCGGCGATCGCTGGAAGCTGGAAGCCGCAGCGCGGATCACAAGTTCGTCCGCGTCCTGATCAACGAAGCATCGCGCCCGGCCTTCTTCTCTCAGATCCGACCCGGCGAGAAGGAGAGAGCGCCATCGGCTTCCTCGGCGACGTCGTCGCTGAATCCAAGGCTGCGCATAAAGATCAACAACATCGGCAAAGCCGATCGCTTCATCCAAACGTCCCTACGCGAGTACCCATGCTCGCGTCTTCGAAACGCAAGCTCAGTGAGCCAATGATCGGCCAGTCTGACTTCATTCACTGTCGTTCACAGGGCAGCCTGCATGTCGAACCATCAGCCGGCCCGCCCTCCCGTTAGACCGACCTCTTCAGATTGCGTAACTTTGGATTGGGACTTGGCGCGCGCGGGCCTCCGAACGAACTCGGGCGCCTGACGTTCGAACAGGCCACGGTAGATGCCGCCCGGGCGCGCGGTAAGCATCTCATGCGTGCCCTGCTCGACGAGCTCGCCGCGATCGAACACCAGGATGCGATCCATGCTGCGCACGGTCGACAGCCGGTGCGCGATCACGATCGAGGTGCGGCCCTTCATCAGCCGCTCCATCGCCGGCTGGATCATCGCCTCAGACTCCGAATCGAGGCTGGAGGTCGCCTCGTCCAGAATCAGGATCGGCGCATCCGCCAGGAAGGCGCGCGCCAGTGCCACGCGCTGCCGCTCGCCGCCCGACAGCTCGACGCCGCGCTCGCCCACCAGCGTGCCGTACCCCTTCGGCAGCCGCATGATGAAGCCGTGCGCATTGGCAAGCCGCGCCGCCTGCTCGATCGCCTCCAAGCCGGCGCCCGGCCGGCCATAGGCGATGTTCTCCGCCAGCGTGCGGTGAAACAGGATCGGCTCCTGCTGCACGATCGCGATCTGGCTGCGCAGCGATTGCTGCGTCGCCTTGGCGATGTCCTGACCATCGATCAGGATTTTGCCGCCGGAGACGTCGTAGAGCCGCTGGACCAGCTTGACGAAGGTAAGCGGCAAGCTGAGGCCGTTCACGCGGCGTGGTTCCATGGCATAAGCGCCTCGATCTGGCTGCTCGGCCAGCCGTTGGCGATGCGCTGAAGCGTGAGGGTGAGCCAGGCGAACGGATCGACGTTGTTCATCTTCGCTGTCTGCAGCAGTGTCGCGATGGTCGCCCAGGTTCGTCCGCCGCCGTCGCTGCCAGCGAAGAGGCTATTCTTTCTCGTAATTGTTTGTGGCCTGATGGCGCGTTCGACGATGTTGGAGTCGAGCTCAATGCGGCCGTCGGTCAGGAAGCGCTCGAAGATGGCACGGCGCGAGACGGCATAGCGGATTGCCTCGGCCAGTTTTGATTTGCCGGAGATCCGCCGCAAGGTCTGCTGCCAGAGATCAAAGAGATCTGCGACGACCGCCGCGGAGGCTTGCTGACGCGCGGCAACGCGTGCGTGGGGACTTTGACCGCGCACGGTCTTCTCGACCTGCCAGAGCTTTGCCATCCGCTCGACCGTCGTCGTTGCCACTTTCGAGCTTCCTGCAACATGCAGCTCGTAGAACTTGCGTCTGCTGTGTGACCAGCAGCCAGCCAATGTGATGCCATCATTGCCGCGATCGGCGCGCGCCAACTTGTTATAGGCGGCATAGCCATCCACTTGCAGGATGCCCCGATAACCATTGAGATGGCGGACCGCGCATTCGCCGGAGCGGCTGTCTTCGAAGCGATAAGCCACCATCGGGGGACCGCTGCGGCCAAAGGTGCGGTCATCTCTGGCATAGGCCCATAAGTAGGCCGTTTTCGTCGATCCGGAGCCGGGAGCGAGCGTCGGCAGGGTGGTTTCGTCGGCAAAGACCCGTTCGGCCTTCTTGACCTCGCTGAAGATGTAGTCGGCCATGATCTCGAGCTCGAAGCCGAGCTTGCCCATCCATTGCGCCATCAGCTGGCGGTCGAGCTCGACATGATCGCGCGCGTAGATCGCCTCCTGCCGGTAGAGCGGCTGCCATCGGCGTATTTGGCGACCGCGATCTGGGCCAGAAGCGCTTCCGTCGGAATGCCTCCTTCAATGATATGGGCCGGAGCCGGCGCCTGGATTACGCCGTCCGCGTTCTTGAAGGCATACTTGGGACGGCGCGTGACGATCACACGGAACTTCGCTGGCTCCACATCCAGACGCTCCGACACGTCCTCGCCGATCACCACCTTCTGCTTGCCGGCATGCTCAGCAAGGTCTTCCGGCTCAATGACGGTTTCGATCCGTTCCAGATGGGGCGCAAAGCCCTTGCGCCGACGCGGTGCACGCTTGCCATCCGCTTGCTCACGGCCCTTGCTGACCTGGGCCTTGATTGCAGCGATGCCGGTCTCAATTTCCTCGAAGACAAAGGCCTGCTGTTCATCGTCGCCGTTCGCAGAGCCGAGCTTTTCCGATCGTCGGCCGAACCGGGCGCGGTCGAAGGCCTTCAGGATCTGCGTCAGCCGCTCGATACGCGCATCGGCATCGGCGTTGC
It includes:
- the tnpC gene encoding IS66 family transposase, which produces MAIRPDALPADPAALTEMVLALDAENEKLRVAMQTFKDMIFGKRSERLAALVAEQLALELGDLETGVTPPAAANDDAAAAKPPGKPLRKKARRNIGALPKHLPRCEQVLEPEATACPCCQGQLHKIGEDVSEVLDIIPAILRVLRTVRPKYGCRRCTDGVIQAKVLPRLIESGMASTALVSHVVVSKFAWYLPLYRQVQILAGQGVHLDRATLAGWVKRAAWWLRSLYELQLRTIQAAPRLFCDETPMPVLDPGRHRPRICQFLAHAMDDRPWGGPSPPAVAYVFADGRGTAEIARQLTGFSGILQVDGYAAYKALARDHGDAIQLAFCLAHARRKFVDVYKTTQSPFAREVIERLQAVYAIEAEIRGSNAEQRLATRRTRSAPLMEALRTRLTTMVGQLFSQSKLAEAINYALNHWDGLTLFLRDGRVEVDSNTVERSMRPIAMGRRNSLFSGSEGGAESRAILASLVNTAKLHELDPQAYLADVLERIVSGRTKSHQLHELLAWNWKAARRRTPQAAA
- a CDS encoding YecA family protein produces the protein MPSAAMPLADLERWLQARIDRHPAATSIPMLDGYAAAIVAGPVSMSPLDWICPLLAIDADAFNHGGTPEFAAISAVALRHNDISNTLSTAPDRFEPIHRRNPNGDVDPRPWCQGFHAAMRLRLSAWAPMLDTSNVNHGLLLPILLHCRDDQGQPMLGSPRSGRETADFLRNAYADIPAVVEAMRQYWMPIRYPRAR